ATTATGAAAAACTGCGTgaggtccacatttttcaaatatgtCTAGCACCCCATCAGAAAACCTAAATGATATACAAATTAACAGCTACGTCCTCTAACGTTTGTGGGATTTTTATGACGCAATAGTTATTCACTAATTAAGGAGAGGTCATTTCAGAGGTGGTCAGCGGCATCTGAGAAAcatttgaaggtttgtaatattTATGATTCTTCTTTGACAAACCGGGTTCAAGTCCTAATCCGGCAAGTTCTCAGATATAGTGCAGTGGGGTACCATGCAGTTCCCCTCCAGGAGCCACCCGACCGGGGTTCCCGAGGCGACGGCCTTGTGGGGCGGACGACGGGACAGGCGATTCCGATTTAAAGAGATGTCCCGGCAAGACGGCTCGCACCCCTTCCAGAAAAGCCTGACTACGCCTATGCAGTTCGCTTTGCTGATAGCAACCGACATTAATAATTTATTCGTTACATTTACGTGACATAGTGCATGTGTGCTCTCCACTGAAGACCAAAACTTGCTAAAGACTGGAGTACATGCGTTACGTAAAATACAATATAGGACTCATTGTGTACACTACAGTAGAATaacatgtatttttaatattgaaataagatAAGAACTTGTCGTATAAAAGAAAATGGCAGGTATTAGTCAAAGTGACAATGATAACCTAACAAAGGAGTCTGATGAAGTTCATGAAATGTTTTGTGAGCAGTGCGATGAGCATGGTGCGTACGCGGTCGCTTGTGTATTTTGCGTGGATTGTCAGGAATACATGTGTGATGTGTGTATGGTGTACCATAAAAGATACCTGCCCGGTCATACCCAACAGGATAAATACACCATGCCTCAGGATTTCTGCCTTGAAAAATGTGATAATCATCAAGAAAAGgtaatcaaatatttttgtcaaaaatgcaaCAAGTTTGCCTGTGCAAAATGCAAACAAGAAGACCATAAAAGCTGCAACCTGGGTCATATTCCCTCCCTAATACATGGCAACGTTCTTGATGTCAGCAGTGAGATGATTAGTTTAATGGACAAAATTGATAATATGTCTAAAACACTGGATGAaacgaaagaaaaaataaaccaaaacttTTCTAAAGTTCTTTCTCAAGAAAAAGACGCAAAATCTAGAATTAAACAGGGCATTgtggaaaagaaaaagaatttcaAGAGAAAAATGGATGAGGTGATTAATGCATTTGACAAAAGAATGGATGAAATTATAGCAAAGCTTAAAGAAGAAAGGCATGAAAAGGTGACTTGGCTTGCTGAacagaagaaaatatttgaaagaaaactcAGTGAAGGGGTAGAAACAgtagaatttgaaataggaaagtTTGTAGTAGCAGATCAAGCGAAATTAAATGCCCTTCAACAAGATTGCAAGGAAGTTACACACGATTTAAAGTCACTGAGGTATGATCTAGAACTGAAACGGAATATTGGCCAACTAGGCAATAtctttgtaacatttaaaaagatGCAACCAGACATTATTAAATGccaagaaaaaatgaaatttttgattgaaaacaataaaaccaGTGACTACGAAATTGATTCCGAAGACGTTTCCTTGACTTTAGAACCTAATATTTTAACACATAGTGTCTTTACCATAGGTAAAGTTGTCGATTCAACAGACGACAAGGTAGCCATTATCCCGAATATGGATCTAATATTGCAGAGTGAAGAAAAGCCAAAGCTTGTAACATTTTCCAGTTTATGTGTTCTGAGTGAAAATAAACTTGTAGTTGCAAGCTACAAGCATAATTGTCTCTTTATAATCAATGATTTGACTAAAATCACACCAGCAAATGCTGTAAATCTGTCTTCAAATCCATGGGGCATTAAAAAAATCACAGCTGATCAAGTTTCTGTCACATTTCCGGATGCCAGAAGCGTCAAATTTCTGACCATTTCTGCTGAAACCATGAACTTAAACCCCAAAAGTTTGCGCATGGGAGGAAATTGCTATGGCATAGCATGCACTGGTGAACATTTAGTCGTTTCTTTCCTTTATCCAGCAGAAATCAGAGTTATAAACTTCGATGGGATCGTTATAAATCATCTCGTTAGACCCAGTGACGGACGGATTTCATTCAGATCTCCCCTCTGCATAACATTAAACGTAGACCATTCCGCGTTGTACATATCGGACAGCGAGACTAACACAGTTACATGTATGACATTAGAAGGAAAGGTTAAGGCCATCTACAAAGATGATCAGCTGACAAGCCCTTTACATATGGCAATTGACGGGACTGGATTAGTTTACGTTTGTGGACGAACATCAAATAATATTCATCAGTTGTCTTCTGATCTCAAAAAAGGAATAGTACTTCTCGACAGACATGAACTTACAAGTCCAACCAGTGTGGCATATTGCACGAAAAGAAAACGTCTTTATGTgggcattaaaaatgaaaatattgtcaaggtttttaaaataaaaacagtccAAGATGTTGAAACTTTTGaacaaatatgacatttataaGTAGGACTTATAACCGAACAGTTGATTGTTCAACTAATATTATAGTTTTTACGAACACTTCTGTATTTCTGCGAACTTATCAGGTGATCATTCTTTTGTTCTTTTAAGAAGTTGAAGAAAATCTAAAATTTCAAAGTGTGATTATGAAGTTTACATGGATAAAACTGTTTCACGGataatatttgaaacatttcattaatttttcaagATCACGTTTAGttaaaaatattcacagttaaaatgaaaaacttcATTACTTAATTTGggacgtgtttgtcgagaaaatttaagtaattctgatatgtgtatttttgtataaatgtttaattataaattgactgtatggctgtatgtgtgaatgtatatcagttgaaggccatactggaaataagttgtataatatctgtatttgtacacttagtatgtaaccttcagaaaataaagttattattattattattattattattattattacttgtttaccatctaattatttatgatttaaaaattaagCATATTCTAAAGTTGTTCAGACAgttaaatacatcaaatatacagaAGCAGTTCAAAGTTATATGTAAGGTCGCGGTGAAAATTAATTCAATTCACTAAGTCGAAAAACTGATCTCACAATATAAGTATGCCACATGAGATATAATTATAGCATTGCGCAAGCACACTATTGTGAAAAATAGAGCAGACAGACATTTAATACTTCAGTTTTATTGATTCAGCCTGTCTGTTATTGTTAAAGTCATAAGAACTGAATTTTGATATGGTGACTGATTGtgccattttgttattttgttctgTCGCAGCGATAGAAAGACAAACGTCGTTAAGGCGCCCCGCTGGAGTCCGTCACCCGCCGCCGAACGTCGTTATGCCACCCTGCtt
This Mercenaria mercenaria strain notata chromosome 17, MADL_Memer_1, whole genome shotgun sequence DNA region includes the following protein-coding sequences:
- the LOC128550009 gene encoding protein wech-like — protein: MAGISQSDNDNLTKESDEVHEMFCEQCDEHGAYAVACVFCVDCQEYMCDVCMVYHKRYLPGHTQQDKYTMPQDFCLEKCDNHQEKVIKYFCQKCNKFACAKCKQEDHKSCNLGHIPSLIHGNVLDVSSEMISLMDKIDNMSKTLDETKEKINQNFSKVLSQEKDAKSRIKQGIVEKKKNFKRKMDEVINAFDKRMDEIIAKLKEERHEKVTWLAEQKKIFERKLSEGVETVEFEIGKFVVADQAKLNALQQDCKEVTHDLKSLRYDLELKRNIGQLGNIFVTFKKMQPDIIKCQEKMKFLIENNKTSDYEIDSEDVSLTLEPNILTHSVFTIGKVVDSTDDKVAIIPNMDLILQSEEKPKLVTFSSLCVLSENKLVVASYKHNCLFIINDLTKITPANAVNLSSNPWGIKKITADQVSVTFPDARSVKFLTISAETMNLNPKSLRMGGNCYGIACTGEHLVVSFLYPAEIRVINFDGIVINHLVRPSDGRISFRSPLCITLNVDHSALYISDSETNTVTCMTLEGKVKAIYKDDQLTSPLHMAIDGTGLVYVCGRTSNNIHQLSSDLKKGIVLLDRHELTSPTSVAYCTKRKRLYVGIKNENIVKVFKIKTVQDVETFEQI